The genomic region CGCCTTGGTGAGCACACGCGACTCCATCTGTTGTTATCTCCTCATCTCCGCCTGAAACCGCTGCTCCAATGCACGGATCACCGCATCCAGACTGCTCTGGATTTCCGCTTCGCCAAGAGTGTGCGATTGTGATTGAAATATCAACCCCAATGCCATACTTTTTCTTTTAGGATCAATGCCTTTTCCTTGATACAGATCAAACAGGATCAGCTGCGACAGATCAGGCCCGGCAGCGGCCTTGATCGCCTGCTCGAGCATCCTGAACGGCAACTCCCGGTCGACCAGAAACGCCAGATCCCGCCTCACGCTTGGGTAATGAGACCAGCTCCTGTAGGCTTCGAGATGATTCTCAAGCGCTAAATTCAAATTTAATTCAAAAAGATATGGAACTGACTTCAAGTCAAAGCTATCTACAAGGGTGGGATGGAGCTGCCCCATCTGACCCAGTACCTTGCCATCCCGGACAAGCTGTGCCGATTGTCCGGGATGCAGTGCCGGATGGTGTGCTGGCTGCAGTTCGAGCTGATGCCGTGCGCCAGTCAGTGCAAAAAGAGTCTCGATGTCACCCTTGAGATCAAAGAAATCGACCATTTCACTGTTGGTGATGCCCCAGGACTCCGGATGGCGCGATCCCGCAATCACTCCAGCCAGCATCGGCTCCTGCAGCAGTTGATCACCTTGCTGTACAAAGCGTAGCCCACTTTCAAACAGGCGGACGCGGGACTGCTGCCGATTGAGGTTGCCCCGCAGCGCCAATAGCAGACCGGGCCAGAGACTGCCGCGCATGACCGCCATCTCTTTGGACATGGGATTGGCCAGCGGCAAGGCTTCGTGGGCCGGATCGATCAGGCGGTTCAGCTCCGGATCGACAAAGCTGTAGGTGATGGCCTCTTGATAACCCCGAGCGGTCAGGCGCCGGCGAAACTCCCGCAGCGACAGGGTCCGTTCGGAGCCGGCACCAGGCTGGAGCGGCATGAGTGGAACACGGGTGGGCAGCCGGTCATAGCCATGCAACCGTGCCAGCTCTTCGATCAGATCGACCTCGATGTTCAGATCGAAACGAAAACTGGGCACTGTCACGCACCACTGCCCGGCAGCCTCGGACTCGATCCGGCAACCCAGGCGGCCGAGCAGATCTTCCACCTCCGTCGGCGCCATCTCCATGCCCAGCAGCCGGCTGATCCTCGATGCCCGCAACGCGATGACTGCGGGCTTTGGCAGCAGTTCGGGCTGCACCTGCTCGATGATCGGACCGGGCACCCCGCCCACGATCCCGGTCAGCAATGCGGTGGCCCGCTCCAGCGCACGGCGCGGCAGTTCAAAATCGACACCGCGTTCATAGCGATGAGAGGCATCGGTGTGCAGCCCATGACGCCGGGCTCGGCCGGCAATCGCCAATGGGGCGAAGAAGGCGCTTTCGATGAACAGGTGGCGTGTCGTCGCGGTGACGCCAGAGTCCGCGCCCCCCATGATGCCGGCCATCGCCAACGGCTTGACCGCATCGGCGATCAGCAGAACCTCCTGATCCAACTGCAACTGCTGACCATCGAGCAGGGTGATCGATTCGCCCGCGCGCGCCATGCGCACCTGGATGCCGCCCTGAATTTTCTCCAGATCAAAGGCATGCAGCGGTTGCCCCAACTCCAGCATCACGTAGTTGGTCACATCCACCACTGGACTGATCGAGCGGACGCCACTGCGTCGCAGCCGTTCACGCAGCCACAGCGGTGTTTTGCAGTCCGGCTGGATGTTTTCTATCACGCGGCCGAGATAACGCGGACAGGCCTCGGGTGCTTCGACCCGCACGGGAATGACCCGCTCGCTCAACGCGGGTACGGTGCGCTCGGCCGGAGCACAAACCGCCTGACGCGCCAGCACCCCCACCTCCCTGGCCAATCCGGCAATGCCGAGACAGTCACCGCGGTTCGGCGTCAGACCGATCTCGATGATCTGATCATCCAGTTGCAGCACATCACTCAGCGCGGCACCAAGCGGTGCCTGCGCATCCAGTTCCAGCAAACCCTCGCCTGCCAGATCGAGGCCCAGCTCACTGGCTGCGGCCAGCATGCCCGCCGAATGGACTCCACGCACAGTGGTGGCGACGATTTCGCTGCCATCCGGCAGGCGAGCGCCAGCCAGCACCAGGGGCACGCGCAGGCCGACTCGCACATTGGGGGCGCCACAGACAACTTCCAACTCCCCCCGCTCACCCGCGTTGACGCGGCAGAGTCTGAGCCGATCGGCATTGGGGTGCGGCTGCACCGCGATGATCTCGGCCACCACCACACCACTGAGTGCGGGCGCTGCCGCACTCTGGCCATCCACTTCGAGGCCAGCCATCGTCAGGCGGGCCGACAGCTCCGCCGTGGCAAAAGGCGGATCGATCCATTCACGCAACCAGGCTTCACTAAACTTCATGCAGGTCGTCCAGATTCGGTTTGATCAGGCGCAGACATGGCAAGATTCGGCTCAATGGAACTGTTCCAACAGCCGCAGATCGTTTTCAAAGAAGAGTCGCAGATCATCGACACCATAACGGAGCATCGCCAACCGCTCCACGCCCATGCCGAAGGCAAAGCCGCTCCACAGCTCGCTGTCGATGCCGCAGTGCCGAAACACCTGCGGATGGACCATGCCACACCCCATCACCTCGAGCCAGCCGCTCGATTTGCAGACCCGGCAGCCACTTCCCGAACAGATCACACACGAAATATCGACCTCGGCCGAGGGCTCCGTGAAGGGGAAATAGGAGGGTCTGAATCGCACTTGCAGATCGCGCTCGAAAAAACTGCGCAGAAAACCGCTGACGGTTCCTTTCAGATCAGCGAAGGAGATGTCGCGGTCGACCACCAGCCCCTCGACCTGGTGGAACATCGGCGTATGAGTCACGTCAGAGTCACAACGGTAGACGCGCCCCGGACAAATCAGGCGAAATGGTGGCTGGCCCTGCTTCATCTGCCGAATCTGCACCGGTGAGGTGTGGGTTCTCAGCAACCGATGGGCGTCGATGTAGAAGGTGTCGTGCATGGCCCGCGCCGGATGGTGGGCCGGAATGTTGAGTGCCTCGAAGTTGTGGTAGTCATCCTCCACCTCCGGCCCTTCGGCCACTTCGTAGCCGATCGAAGTGAAAATGTCTTCCATCCGCTCCAGCACCTTGGTGATCGGATGCAGTGCACCACTCGACTGTCCGCGCCCGGGCAGCGTCACATCGACCCAGCCTTGCGCCAGTTGCTGATCGAGCGCCTGCGCATCCAGTGTCTGCTTGCGCTGCGCCAGCAACACCTGCAACTGCTCCTTGACCCGGTTGACGAGCGCTCCCGCCGCTCTGCGCTCTTCGGCCGGCAGTGCTCCCAACTCCTTGAGCTGCTGGGTGATGACGCCTTTTTTGCCCAGATAGAACACCCGAACCTGATCCAGAGCCATCAGATCGGCCGAGTCGGCAATCGCCGCCTCGGCGTCGTGCAACAGCTTCTCAAGACTTTCCATCATGCTTCCTTCGGGATAAAAAAAGGGGAAGACCAGCGCTTCCCCTTAACGTCCAACCCTTGAAGAGCGTGCTCTTCAGCCTCCCAGCGCGGCCTTGGCCCGGCTTGCCAGAGCGGCAAAGGCATCCTGGTCATGCATGGCCAGCTCCGCCAGAATCTTGCGATCGATCTGAATCGAGCTCTTGTTGAGCCCATCGATCATCCGGCTGTAGTTCAGCCCATGCAGGCGTGCCGCCGCATTGATGCGGGTGATCCACAGCGCGCGGAAGGCGCGCTTGCGCTGCCGACGGTCACGGTAGGCATACTGTCCAGCCTTGATGACCGCCTGTTTGGCGACACGATAGACCCGGCTGCGGGCGCCATAGTAGCCCTTGGCCTGGTCGAGAATCTTCTTGTGACGGCGATGTGCCTGCACACCGCGTTTAACACGAGCCATTGATGAATCCTCTGCAAATCAACATGGTCTGACCGACACTCACAGATAGGGCAGCATACGCGCCACCGCCGACTGATCGGCATGGTCGACGGCATGCATCGGGCGCAGCTGACGCTTACGCTTGGTGCTCTTCTTGGTCAGAATGTGATTCTTGAAGGATTGCTTGTGCTTGAAACCGGTCGCGGTCTTGCGAAATCGCTTGGCCGCCCCACGGTTGGTTTTGATCTTCGGCATTTTTTCACCACTGCGCATTCGTTGGATGATGACCCCAAGGTTGCGGAAAACCGCGACATCGGAGCTACTTTTTCTTTTTCGGGGAGATCACCATGGTCATCTGGCGTCCTTCCATTGCCGGCATCTGCTCCACCACGCCATGCGGTTCGAGATCCTGCTCAATACGCTTGAGCAGTTCGACGCCAAGGCGCTGATGGGCCATCTCCCGACCCCGAAATCTGAGCGTGACCTTGGCCTTGTCACCCTCTTCAAGGAAACGTATCAGGTTGCGTAGTTTGACCTGATAATCCCCCTCGTCCGTCCCTGGCCTGAACTTGACCTCTTTGATCTGAATCTGTTTCTGCTTTTTCTTGGCAGCGGCTTTCTGTTTTTTGGCCTCAAAAACATACTTGCCGTAGTCCATGATCTTGCAGACCGGAGGATCGGCCGATGCGGCGATCTCGACCAGATCGAGCTTGGCCTCTTCGGCCAGCCGCAGTGCCTCACTCAGCGGGATGACTCCCACCTGCTGACCCTCGGCATCCACCACTCGAACCTGGGGAGCGGTAATCGCTCCATTGATCCGGTTTTTTTCGGATCCTCTTCCTGACTCGCGCTTGATTGTCAATTCTCCACGGAAACGCGGCCGAGCTGCGCCATTTGAACATTCAAAAGGGCAACGAGCTGTGCCAGACTCATCTGACCCAGATCCTTGCCATCGCGCGCACGTACAGCCACTTGATTGGATTCGACCTCCCTATCGCCGATGACCAGCAGATAGGGCACCTTTTGCAAGGTATGCTCGCGGATTTTAAAGCCGATCTTCTCGTTTCTCAAGTCTGGAACGGCTCTAAAACCGGCAGCGACCAACTGTTCTGTCACTTCGCGGCAATAATTCGCCTGTGCATCGGTGATGCTGTTGACCACCAGCTGCACCGGCGCCAGCCAGACCGGGAAGGCACCGGCATGGTGCTCGATCAGGATGCCGATGAAGCGCTCGAAGGAGCCGAGGATGGCGCGGTGCAGCATGACCGGCACATGCCGCTGCCCATCCTCACCCACATACTGCGCATCGAGCCGGCCCGGCATCGAGAAGTCGACCTGGATCGTACCGCACTGCCAGATGCGTCCCAGGCAATCCTTCAGCGAGAATTCGATCTTCGGACCATAGAAGGCCCCCTCGCCAGGCAGCAGATCCCAGTTGAGCCCCTTCTGATCGAGCGCCTCGGCCAAGGCCGCTTCGGCTTTGTCCCACACCTCGTCGGAGCCGACCCGATTGGCCGGGCGGGTGGAGAGCTTCAACTGTACCTCGTCAAAGCCAAAATCGCGGTAGACCTTGAACAGCAGGTCGATGAAGTCGGCCACCTCCTGCTGAATCGACGCCTCGCTGCAGAAGATGTGGGCATCGTCCTGGGTGAAGGCGCGCACCCGCATCAATCCATGCAGCGTTCCCGAAGGCTCATTGCGGTGACAGGAGCCAAACTCGGCCAGCCGCAGCGGCAGGTCGCGGTAGCTGCGCAACCCCTGGTTGAAGACCTGCACATGGCAGGGGCAGTTCATCGGCTTGACTGCGTAGTTGCGGCTCTCGGACTCGGTGCTGAACATCTCCTTGCCGAACTTGTCGGCATGGCCGGAGCGGTGCCAGAGCGAGTAGTCGACCAGTTGCGGGGTCTTGATCTCCTGGTAGCCATGCGCCTGCTGCACCCTGCGCATGTACTGCTCGATCACCTGATAGAGTGTCCAGCCCTTGGGATGCCAGAACACCATGCCGGGCGCCTCTTCCTGCGCATGAAACAGATCGAGCTGCTTGCCGATGCGGCGGTGGTCACGCTTGCTCGCCTCTTCGATACGATGCAGGTACTGCTTGAGCGCCTTGGTATCGGGCCAGGCGGTGCCATAGATGCGCTGCAACATCGCGTTGCGGGAGTCGCCTCGCCAGTAGGCACCCGCCACCTTGGTGAGCTTGAACGCCTTGAGCTTGCCGGTGCTGGGCACATGGGGCCCGCGGCAGAGGTCGATGAAGTCGCCCTGCCGATAGCAGGAGAGCGCCTCGCTGGCCGGAATCTCCCGAATGATCTCGACCTTGTACTGTTCGCCCATCGACTCGAACAGCGCGATCGCCTGATCACGGCTCATGAGCTGTCGCACTACCGGGATGTCGCGCTCGGCCAGCTCGACCATGCGTGCTTCGATCTTTTCGAGATCTTCCGGGGTAAAGGGCCGCTCATAGGCGAAGTCATAGTAGAAGCCCTCCTCGATCACCGGACCGATGGTGACCTGGGCCGTGGGAAAGAGTCCTTTGACCGCCATCGCCAGCAGGTGGGCACAGGAGTGGCGCAGCACCTCCACTCCCGCTTCATCGCGCGCGGTGATGATGGCCAGCTCGGCATCCTGATCGATGACAAAGGAGGTGTCGACCAGTCGGCCATTCACCTGGCCGGCCAGTGCGGCACCAGCGAGTCCAGGGCCGATCGCCGCAGCCACCTGCTGCACGGTGAGCGGATGATCGAACTGACGGCGGGAGTGATCGGGCAAAGTGATGGTGGGCATTTCGAATCCTCTTGCAGTGGTGACCGCTACCAAAGGCCACGTGTCGAGCGGTGATCGCCGGCAGTGCGATCACGATGGCGCAGGCTGGCATTATAGCCGCTGTGCCGATTGGAATAGAATTCGATCCGGCCGTCTCCCGGGTCCGCTGCCGGACACCGCAGCAAAACAGCCGCCCGATGTTTTTGATCGACCAACCGCACAGACAGGAACCACCCCGTGGACAGCATCAACCTCGAAGTGATCGGCCAGCTCACGCACTGGCTGCAGAGCGGTCAATCGGGCTGGCTCTGCACCATCACCGCCACCTTCGGTTCTTCGCCGCGTCCGGTTGGCTCCATTCTGGCCTGCAACCGCAGCGGCGAGGTGCGCGGTTCGCTGTCGGGTGGCTGTGTCGAGGATGATCTGATTGCTGCGCTGCGCAGTGGCGAGATCGCCAGCGAGCGCCCCGAAGAGCTCAGCTACGGCGTCAGCAAGGCCGAGACCGAACGGCTTGGTCTGCCCTGCGGCGGCCGGCTGTCGCTGGTGGTGGAGCCGCTGTCACCGACCGCAGCGACCCAGTCCCATTTCGCCGCCATCTTTACCGCGATCGAACAGCGCCGCCTGATCGGCCGCACGCTCGACCTCTCCAGCGGTCAGATGCAACTGTTCCAGCCGCAGCACTACAGCCCCACCCGTCTGGCGCAGCAGCGGCTGACCCAGGTGTTCGGACCGCGTTACCGCCTGCTGCTGGTCGGCGCCGGCCAGATCGCCCGCTATCTGGCCGAGATGGCGCTGGCGCTCGATTTCGAGGTGATCCTGACCGACCCGCGTCCCGAACTTCTGGCCGCCTGGAACGGCCCGCCGATCACGCTGGCCGGCGGCATGCCCGACGATGCCGTGCGTCACTGGGCGGACGGTGCCAACAGCGCGGTGGTCACCCTGACCCATGACCCCCGCATCGACGACATGGCGCTGATGGAGGCGCTCAACTCATCGGCCTTCTATGTCGGTGCGCTGGGTTCGCTGCGCACCTCGGCGCAGCGGCGCGAACGGCTGGAGCAGCTCGATCTGCCCAAATCGGCGATCGCCCGGCTCGATGCACCAATCGGCCTGCCGATCCAGAGCAAGACGCCACCGGAAATCGCCATCTCCATTCTGGCCAAGCTGATTCAGGTGCGCGCCCGTGTCGACGGCTGAGCCGACGCCGCGCCACGCACTGCTGCTGCTGGCCGCAGGCGCCGGGCGGCGCTACGGTGCCGACAAGCTGATGGCGCCCCTGAGGCAGGGTGGCGTGCTGCTGGAGGCCAGCCTGCAGCCGCTCACCCCCTGGAAACAGGATGTGCATGTGATGCTGCGCCCCGGGGCCAGCGAAGCCTGGCGCCTGGTCGAGCAGTGGGGTGGCCATCCTCACTGGAGCCCTGATGCGGCGCTCGGCATGGGCCACACGCTGGCCGCGGGCATCGCGCTGCTCGAAGGGTATACCGGCTGCCTGCTGCTGCTCGGCGACATGCCCGGCATCCGCCGTCAGAGCATCGCCACGCTGCTCGCCCGGCTGGACGAGCATGCCCTGGTCGTGCCACGCCACGCTGGCCAGTGGGGCCATCCGGTCGGTTTTGGCCGCCAGTACTTCGCGCCACTGCGACAGCTCACCGGCGATCGTGGCGCACGCGGGCTGCTGGAGCAGCACCAGGCGCAGATCACCTTTGTCGACCTGGATGACCCCGGCATTCTGTTCGACGTCGACACCGCCGCCGACCTCGACCGCTTCCAGTCACCTTGAACCCGCCGCGTGGCGGGCTCGATGCCTCACCTCACTTGAACACCTCGGCCGGATCGAGCTCGAGCCAGGATTGCCGTGCCCGCAGCGCTGGCTGAAGATTGACATCGGAACCGGTCAGGCTGCCGGTCGACTGCTGGGTGATCACGGTGATGCCATCATCCCCGGCTCCCTGATGGATCACCGGCATCGACGCGATGCCAGGCCCCAGATCGAGCGAGCTCAACGACATCGGCTTGCTGTTGTTGAGCACCGTGGTGGTGCTGCCGATCGGTGCATAGGTGAGCGCCGTGCCGGTCTGGTGATGCAGCACATGAAGATGGCTGCTGCCGATGTCACAGGAGGCGGCCAGCGACGGCTGATGGTCGCTGAAGAGCACGATGTCGGCGATGCGCGCCCCGGCATGCAGCACCCGCGTGCTGGGGTCGCTGCCATTCGCCGGCAGTGATTTCTGCCAGCCGGGCAGCGTCTTCTCCACCTCTTTCAGCTGGGCGAAGGTGGTGATCGTGCTACCACCGCCACCACCGCCACCGTTGCCACCGTTGCCACCGTTGACGGTGTACGTCAGCGTGGTACCGCCAACGGTCCTGATCGCAGCGGCATTTCCATTCGCATCCACACCCGTCACACTGCCGTCGGTGAAGACCCGCACTGAATTCGAATCGAGCAGATCACTCGCCGACACCGTGCCCCAGGTCCAGGTCGAGGTCGAGCTGTCATAGGGCTCCTTGATGCCATAGAGCGCCTGGCTCTGGGCATTGCTGCGATCTGTGGTCGAGAGCAGCTTGCCGCTGCCGACATGGATCCAGCGGCTGCCATTGCCATCGATCGAGGTCATCGGTGCCGCCACCACCGGCTGAGCGCCGTTGAGCAGCGGGTAGATCTGGTTGTCACTCAGCCTCAACCGCGACACCCGGCCACTCATGCTGCTGCCGGTGCCCGAGGCGATGCCGAAATAGACAGCGTCATCGAGGTAGTCGAGATCCCAGTCGACGCTGCTCGGATCACCGACGAAGCTGTTGCCAACCCCCAGATCGAGCGGCGCGAAACCGCTGACGAATGCCCTGTTGACCAGGTCATAGCGGTAGAGTCTCGCATTCTGCGTGCTGGTGACATCCGTCAACACCGTCGGACCGGAACCAAAGACCAGTTCCCACTGATAGGAGGGGGTGACACCCAGCGTCACCCGCTTCACCAGCGTTGGCTGGCTGGTGGTCAGGCCGAGGTTGGCATGGCTGATCTCGGCAATCAGTGCCGGCGGTTGCTCCGGGTCGGTGACGTCGAGCACCACATAGGCCGAGCGCAGAGTGCGGTCATCGCTGTTGTTGGGGGCCCCCAGACCATTGTTTGCGGTGTCGACGGTGATGGCGCCGCCACCCAGACGCATTCCGACCACCAGAATGGTGCCCCAACCGCCCGGATGGGTGGCATCGTCAGAGAAAATCCTGACGTCATAGCTCTTCGGCGAACCGTCCATGTAGTAGACATGCGGATAGGCCGGATCGGTCAGCCACTTGAGGTGCGGCAGCAGATTTTCCGGCACATAGCCCCACAGCTCCGCCCCCAGCGGATGGGCGGTCTTGCTGGCGCTGCTGGTGGTGAACGCCAGATTGGCTTCGTCCCAGAAACCACCGTTGAACGCATGCACCATGCCGTCGTTGGCGCCGACATAGACCACCTGGCGACGGCCGGCATACTGCGTCTTGAAGGTAAGGTAACTGGCATCGCCATAGAGCAGGTCATAGTTGGCATTGGGCCGCCCGACCACCGTTGGCGTGGAGTTGATGATGTCACCGAGCCGCCAGGGTTCGAGGCCGCTGTGGCTGGCGTCGAACTCGATGGTGCGGCTGCGCTGACCGGTGATGCCCTCTTCGCCGCGCACCCAGCGCACGATGTTGTCAGCCTCTGCCTCGCTCGCCACATTGAACCAGGTGAAGTTGCTGCTGTTGATGCTGGCGGTATCAAAGTTGGTCAGCGTGCCGTCGATCGCCGTCAGCAGGTGCCGACCGCCACCGGAGGGCGCATCGGTGGCGGTGGCGTAGTTGCGCTGGGTCGTCACATCGCTGAGGTTAGCCAGCAGCGGGTTAGCGCTCCACAGCAGGTGCAGGTTTTCCAGCGCCAGCACCACTGGTGCACCGATATTGCTGCAATTGGCCGTGCCGCCGGTGTAGCGGCGAATCTTGGTGCCGGTCGGCAAATTGACCGCGTCAAAGAAGATCTCCACCACCGGGTCGACATCACAGCCATCGAGGGTGGCGTCGCCGTTGGAGTCTTCACGCAGCCGGCCCTTGCCGTCGATGAAGAGCGCCTGCAGCGTGCCGCCCCAGGTGATTTTCTGGCCACCGTTCTCGATCAGCGGATGGTAGAGCGCCTGATAGACCGCGCCGACCCCGGTCGAACTGTTGGCCACCACCGCCGCTGCGGTACCGGAGGCCACCGAACCGGCCACCGAGGCGAAGATGCGGGTCAGCGCCGCCTCCAGACTGGTAGGGTTGCGCAGTTGGTAGTAGTTGTCGGGCACGCCGTCTGGCGTTGGCACACCGGTCAGGTTGTCGACACTGTCCCACTCGCGGCGGTCGCTGCTGCTGCCCTTGTAAACCGGCGTGCCGTCGCCATCCAGGTCAGTGAAGCCACCATACTTGGCCGCCAGCCACAGTGGCTTCTGCAGGCGGGTGCCGCCGCCGGTGATCAGCAGTGAGCGTGCAGGCTGAGTGACGACGCTGTTGCTTTCGCTGATGGTCACCTCGGCCGGGTAGTTCACCGTCTGAGTCGGATCGGTGCCCACCAGCGTGAAACCAAAGTTGAATTCGGCGCCTGCCTGATCCCGGGTCACCGAGGTTCTGACCCAGAGATTTCCAGCCGCCTCGCAATACTCCAGCCGCTGCTCCATGTCGAAGTCATGGTCACTGCCCCAGGCGGTGCCCTCCCAGGTCAGCAGAAAGCGGTGGTAGCTGCCATTGCTGGTGCAAGGGGATGGGAGTGTGGACGGGTTCGACTCCTTGATCACATCGACCAGCGAGCATTTCTGAAAGTCATGCGAGACTGCCACATTGTGGGAGTACCTCGACTTGCACAGCGGCACGATCTGCGCCTGCTTGGCAGCGTTGGTGCTGCTGGTGACGATGAAGCTGGGCA from Pseudomonadales bacterium harbors:
- a CDS encoding nucleotidyltransferase family protein, yielding MSTAEPTPRHALLLLAAGAGRRYGADKLMAPLRQGGVLLEASLQPLTPWKQDVHVMLRPGASEAWRLVEQWGGHPHWSPDAALGMGHTLAAGIALLEGYTGCLLLLGDMPGIRRQSIATLLARLDEHALVVPRHAGQWGHPVGFGRQYFAPLRQLTGDRGARGLLEQHQAQITFVDLDDPGILFDVDTAADLDRFQSP
- the rplT gene encoding 50S ribosomal protein L20 — its product is MARVKRGVQAHRRHKKILDQAKGYYGARSRVYRVAKQAVIKAGQYAYRDRRQRKRAFRALWITRINAAARLHGLNYSRMIDGLNKSSIQIDRKILAELAMHDQDAFAALASRAKAALGG
- the infC gene encoding translation initiation factor IF-3, which translates into the protein MTIKRESGRGSEKNRINGAITAPQVRVVDAEGQQVGVIPLSEALRLAEEAKLDLVEIAASADPPVCKIMDYGKYVFEAKKQKAAAKKKQKQIQIKEVKFRPGTDEGDYQVKLRNLIRFLEEGDKAKVTLRFRGREMAHQRLGVELLKRIEQDLEPHGVVEQMPAMEGRQMTMVISPKKKK
- the pheS gene encoding phenylalanine--tRNA ligase subunit alpha, producing the protein MMESLEKLLHDAEAAIADSADLMALDQVRVFYLGKKGVITQQLKELGALPAEERRAAGALVNRVKEQLQVLLAQRKQTLDAQALDQQLAQGWVDVTLPGRGQSSGALHPITKVLERMEDIFTSIGYEVAEGPEVEDDYHNFEALNIPAHHPARAMHDTFYIDAHRLLRTHTSPVQIRQMKQGQPPFRLICPGRVYRCDSDVTHTPMFHQVEGLVVDRDISFADLKGTVSGFLRSFFERDLQVRFRPSYFPFTEPSAEVDISCVICSGSGCRVCKSSGWLEVMGCGMVHPQVFRHCGIDSELWSGFAFGMGVERLAMLRYGVDDLRLFFENDLRLLEQFH
- the thrS gene encoding threonine--tRNA ligase produces the protein MPTITLPDHSRRQFDHPLTVQQVAAAIGPGLAGAALAGQVNGRLVDTSFVIDQDAELAIITARDEAGVEVLRHSCAHLLAMAVKGLFPTAQVTIGPVIEEGFYYDFAYERPFTPEDLEKIEARMVELAERDIPVVRQLMSRDQAIALFESMGEQYKVEIIREIPASEALSCYRQGDFIDLCRGPHVPSTGKLKAFKLTKVAGAYWRGDSRNAMLQRIYGTAWPDTKALKQYLHRIEEASKRDHRRIGKQLDLFHAQEEAPGMVFWHPKGWTLYQVIEQYMRRVQQAHGYQEIKTPQLVDYSLWHRSGHADKFGKEMFSTESESRNYAVKPMNCPCHVQVFNQGLRSYRDLPLRLAEFGSCHRNEPSGTLHGLMRVRAFTQDDAHIFCSEASIQQEVADFIDLLFKVYRDFGFDEVQLKLSTRPANRVGSDEVWDKAEAALAEALDQKGLNWDLLPGEGAFYGPKIEFSLKDCLGRIWQCGTIQVDFSMPGRLDAQYVGEDGQRHVPVMLHRAILGSFERFIGILIEHHAGAFPVWLAPVQLVVNSITDAQANYCREVTEQLVAAGFRAVPDLRNEKIGFKIREHTLQKVPYLLVIGDREVESNQVAVRARDGKDLGQMSLAQLVALLNVQMAQLGRVSVEN
- a CDS encoding XdhC family protein — its product is MDSINLEVIGQLTHWLQSGQSGWLCTITATFGSSPRPVGSILACNRSGEVRGSLSGGCVEDDLIAALRSGEIASERPEELSYGVSKAETERLGLPCGGRLSLVVEPLSPTAATQSHFAAIFTAIEQRRLIGRTLDLSSGQMQLFQPQHYSPTRLAQQRLTQVFGPRYRLLLVGAGQIARYLAEMALALDFEVILTDPRPELLAAWNGPPITLAGGMPDDAVRHWADGANSAVVTLTHDPRIDDMALMEALNSSAFYVGALGSLRTSAQRRERLEQLDLPKSAIARLDAPIGLPIQSKTPPEIAISILAKLIQVRARVDG
- the rpmI gene encoding 50S ribosomal protein L35, translating into MPKIKTNRGAAKRFRKTATGFKHKQSFKNHILTKKSTKRKRQLRPMHAVDHADQSAVARMLPYL
- the pheT gene encoding phenylalanine--tRNA ligase subunit beta, yielding MKFSEAWLREWIDPPFATAELSARLTMAGLEVDGQSAAAPALSGVVVAEIIAVQPHPNADRLRLCRVNAGERGELEVVCGAPNVRVGLRVPLVLAGARLPDGSEIVATTVRGVHSAGMLAAASELGLDLAGEGLLELDAQAPLGAALSDVLQLDDQIIEIGLTPNRGDCLGIAGLAREVGVLARQAVCAPAERTVPALSERVIPVRVEAPEACPRYLGRVIENIQPDCKTPLWLRERLRRSGVRSISPVVDVTNYVMLELGQPLHAFDLEKIQGGIQVRMARAGESITLLDGQQLQLDQEVLLIADAVKPLAMAGIMGGADSGVTATTRHLFIESAFFAPLAIAGRARRHGLHTDASHRYERGVDFELPRRALERATALLTGIVGGVPGPIIEQVQPELLPKPAVIALRASRISRLLGMEMAPTEVEDLLGRLGCRIESEAAGQWCVTVPSFRFDLNIEVDLIEELARLHGYDRLPTRVPLMPLQPGAGSERTLSLREFRRRLTARGYQEAITYSFVDPELNRLIDPAHEALPLANPMSKEMAVMRGSLWPGLLLALRGNLNRQQSRVRLFESGLRFVQQGDQLLQEPMLAGVIAGSRHPESWGITNSEMVDFFDLKGDIETLFALTGARHQLELQPAHHPALHPGQSAQLVRDGKVLGQMGQLHPTLVDSFDLKSVPYLFELNLNLALENHLEAYRSWSHYPSVRRDLAFLVDRELPFRMLEQAIKAAAGPDLSQLILFDLYQGKGIDPKRKSMALGLIFQSQSHTLGEAEIQSSLDAVIRALEQRFQAEMRR